The Deltaproteobacteria bacterium genome contains a region encoding:
- a CDS encoding ABC transporter permease gives MQKIWAIGLNTFREAIRNKVLYSLLFFAVTVILASLAFGALSVHEEVRLTTDLGLAGMSLFAVIIAIFVGVNLVYKELERKTIYMLLPKPIQRWQFVLGKFVGLVLTLGLLEVVMTGVLLGVLALQGAELRAPLFMMVSLIFLEVVVVTAVAVLFSSFSTPFLSGAFTIGVFLLGRSVPDIRAVAGKLTNPVLASLLDGISRVVPNLRYFYATGGETDGARVSVNGVFVDWSYVGLAGAYGLLYATLVLLLAMALFSRRDFV, from the coding sequence ATGCAGAAGATCTGGGCCATCGGACTCAACACCTTCCGCGAAGCGATTCGCAACAAGGTGCTCTACAGCCTGCTCTTCTTCGCCGTGACGGTGATCCTGGCCTCGCTCGCCTTCGGCGCCCTGTCGGTGCACGAGGAGGTGCGGCTGACCACGGACCTGGGTCTGGCCGGGATGAGCCTCTTCGCGGTCATCATCGCGATCTTCGTGGGCGTGAACCTGGTCTACAAGGAGCTCGAGCGCAAGACGATCTACATGCTCCTGCCGAAGCCGATCCAGCGCTGGCAGTTCGTGCTCGGCAAGTTCGTCGGCCTGGTGCTCACCCTCGGGCTCCTCGAGGTCGTGATGACCGGTGTCCTGCTCGGGGTGCTCGCGCTGCAGGGCGCCGAGCTGCGCGCGCCGCTCTTCATGATGGTGTCGCTGATCTTCCTCGAGGTCGTGGTCGTCACCGCGGTGGCGGTCCTCTTCTCGTCCTTTTCGACCCCCTTTCTCTCGGGGGCCTTCACCATCGGCGTCTTTCTGCTCGGGCGTAGCGTGCCCGACATCCGCGCGGTGGCCGGCAAGCTCACGAACCCGGTCCTGGCGAGTCTCCTCGACGGCATCAGCCGGGTGGTGCCGAACCTGCGCTACTTCTACGCTACCGGGGGCGAGACCGACGGCGCGCGGGTCTCCGTGAACGGCGTCTTCGTGGACTGGAGCTACGTCGGGCTCGCGGGGGCCTACGGCCTGCTCTACGCCACCCTGGTGCTGCTCCTGGCCATGGCGCTCTTCTCGCGCCGGGACTTCGTCTAA
- a CDS encoding ABC transporter ATP-binding protein, whose protein sequence is MTQATNAAKGTDPSRVVLSAEHLGKTYAIGFFRKKVHATTDVTFQVERGEIFGLLGPNGAGKTTTIKIVLGLVKPTTGRAELLGFPVGEVRAKQRLGYLAESPYFYDYLTGRELLVFVAALFGLERTDARRRAGELLEKVGLSRAADLALRRYSKGMLQRLGLAQALINDPEVVILDEPMSGLDPLGRKQVRELIAALRTEGKTVIFSSHILSDVELLADRAAILVRGRTVATGPIDRLVPARLLSTEIVVAEPSDALEAALAEAGHALARVGDNGQLVLGEAVDPGPVIDLLRAQGAKIVSVTPRKESLEDVVVHQATQG, encoded by the coding sequence ATGACCCAGGCCACGAACGCCGCCAAAGGAACGGACCCCTCGCGGGTCGTGCTCTCCGCCGAGCACCTGGGCAAGACCTACGCGATCGGGTTCTTCCGCAAGAAGGTGCACGCCACGACCGACGTGACCTTCCAGGTCGAGCGCGGCGAGATCTTCGGTCTCCTCGGGCCGAACGGCGCGGGCAAGACCACCACGATCAAGATCGTCCTCGGTCTCGTGAAGCCCACGACCGGGCGGGCGGAGCTCCTCGGCTTTCCCGTCGGGGAGGTGCGGGCCAAGCAGCGCCTCGGGTACCTGGCCGAGAGCCCCTACTTCTACGACTACCTGACCGGGCGCGAGCTGCTCGTCTTCGTGGCCGCGCTCTTCGGCCTCGAGAGGACGGACGCGCGCCGGCGGGCCGGCGAGCTCCTCGAGAAGGTGGGCCTGTCACGCGCCGCGGACCTCGCGCTCCGGCGCTACAGCAAGGGGATGCTCCAGCGGCTGGGTCTGGCGCAGGCGCTGATCAACGACCCCGAGGTGGTGATCCTGGACGAGCCGATGAGCGGGCTCGATCCGCTGGGCCGCAAGCAGGTGCGGGAGCTCATCGCGGCGCTCCGCACCGAGGGCAAGACGGTGATCTTCTCCTCGCACATCCTCTCCGACGTGGAGCTCCTGGCCGACCGCGCGGCGATCCTCGTCCGGGGCCGCACGGTGGCCACGGGGCCGATCGATCGGCTGGTCCCCGCGCGTCTGCTCAGCACGGAGATCGTGGTGGCCGAGCCGAGCGACGCGCTCGAGGCGGCGCTGGCCGAGGCGGGACACGCGCTCGCCCGCGTCGGGGACAACGGCCAGCTCGTGCTCGGCGAGGCGGTGGACCCGGGGCCGGTCATCGACCTCTTGCGCGCGCAGGGGGCGAAGATCGTCTCGGTGACCCCGCGCAAGGAGTCGCTCGAGGACGTGGTGGTCCACCAGGCGACGCAAGGGTAG
- a CDS encoding DegT/DnrJ/EryC1/StrS family aminotransferase gives MLDSGPDAMLELNAPDIQPEDLAAVARVLEGKRLLAGPEIARFEAAVAEAVGANHAVAVSSGTAALVLALQAAGVGPGDEVLVPAFTFLATAHAVVLVGATPVLVDVDPRTWNLDPGEAARAITSRTTAILPVDQFGLPVEVEPLLMLRRRDGLALTLIEDAACAVGAARHGRPVGAGPGTACLSFHPRKIITTGEGGMVLTDEAGLADRIRQLRTLGRDGSGRFVEVGPNLRMTELGAALGRSQLGRLPALVERRRALATRYRSRLHGHPRLRLQAEPPGLRHCYQTFALCLGPELDRAMVIASLARDRVQAGVATYGVHRELPYRSDERIAAQPLPVADELAARGLALPLHPGMTESEVDRVCAALERALEARP, from the coding sequence ATGCTAGACTCCGGCCCCGACGCCATGCTCGAGCTCAACGCCCCCGACATCCAACCGGAGGACCTGGCGGCCGTGGCCCGCGTGCTCGAGGGGAAGCGGCTCCTCGCCGGGCCCGAGATCGCGCGCTTCGAAGCAGCCGTGGCCGAGGCGGTCGGGGCGAACCACGCGGTGGCCGTCTCGAGCGGCACCGCGGCGCTGGTCCTCGCGCTGCAAGCCGCGGGAGTCGGGCCGGGAGACGAGGTACTAGTACCCGCGTTCACATTCCTCGCCACGGCGCACGCGGTGGTGCTGGTCGGCGCCACTCCCGTGCTGGTGGACGTGGACCCGCGGACCTGGAACCTCGACCCCGGCGAGGCCGCGCGCGCCATCACCTCGCGCACCACGGCGATCCTCCCCGTGGACCAGTTCGGTCTGCCGGTGGAGGTCGAGCCCCTGCTGATGCTCCGGCGCCGCGACGGCCTGGCCCTGACGCTCATCGAGGACGCCGCGTGCGCGGTCGGTGCCGCGCGTCACGGACGTCCGGTGGGGGCGGGTCCCGGGACCGCGTGCCTCAGCTTTCATCCGCGGAAGATCATCACCACCGGCGAGGGGGGGATGGTCCTCACCGACGAGGCGGGGCTGGCCGACCGCATCCGGCAGCTCCGCACCCTAGGGCGGGACGGAAGCGGCCGCTTCGTGGAGGTGGGCCCCAACCTGCGCATGACCGAGCTCGGGGCGGCGCTCGGACGGTCGCAGCTCGGACGCCTGCCGGCGCTGGTCGAACGCCGACGGGCCCTCGCGACGCGGTACCGTTCGCGCCTCCACGGCCATCCGCGCCTGCGGCTGCAGGCCGAGCCGCCGGGGCTGCGTCACTGCTATCAGACCTTCGCCCTCTGCCTCGGGCCCGAGCTGGACCGCGCGATGGTGATCGCCTCCCTTGCTCGCGACAGGGTCCAGGCGGGGGTCGCGACCTACGGCGTGCACCGGGAGCTCCCCTACCGGAGCGACGAGCGCATCGCCGCGCAGCCGCTGCCGGTCGCGGACGAGCTGGCCGCGCGTGGTCTGGCGCTGCCGCTCCACCCGGGGATGACCGAATCCGAGGTGGACCGCGTCTGCGCGGCGCTCGAGCGCGCGCTGGAGGCGCGTCCATGA
- a CDS encoding NAD-dependent epimerase/dehydratase family protein, translating to MLKGMRILITGGAGFIGTHLCRALCEENRVVVLDTLRRNALEPAGLHRHPNVELRVGDVMDLPTVRQAMKGCTHVIHLAAIAGVDTVMKNPVPTMRIAMLGTSNVLEVALEQGDLQRVVDFSTSEVFGRQAFNVTEGDVTSLGAVGEARWTYAVSKLATEHLTFNYYKQHGLPTASVRPFNIYGPMQIGEGAVHHFIVRAIRDEPLTVHNDGSQIRAWCYVDDIIRGTLMVLSHPAAIGHSFNIGNPRSTVTIYQLAREILKLTDSRSELQFVKWPFPDVDLRIPNIGKARQLLGFEPQVDLEEGLVQTIAWYRQRG from the coding sequence ATGCTCAAGGGAATGCGCATCCTGATCACCGGTGGCGCCGGCTTCATCGGCACGCACCTCTGCCGCGCGCTCTGCGAGGAGAATCGCGTCGTGGTGCTGGACACGCTCCGGCGCAACGCCCTCGAACCGGCGGGGCTGCATCGGCATCCGAACGTCGAGCTCCGGGTAGGCGACGTGATGGACCTCCCCACCGTGCGCCAGGCGATGAAGGGCTGCACCCACGTGATCCACCTCGCGGCCATCGCGGGGGTGGACACGGTGATGAAGAACCCCGTGCCCACCATGCGCATCGCCATGCTCGGCACGAGCAACGTGCTCGAGGTGGCGCTCGAGCAGGGGGACCTGCAGCGCGTGGTGGACTTCTCCACCTCCGAGGTCTTCGGCCGCCAGGCCTTCAACGTGACCGAAGGGGACGTGACCAGCCTCGGGGCGGTCGGCGAGGCGCGCTGGACCTACGCCGTGAGCAAGCTCGCCACCGAGCACCTCACCTTCAACTACTACAAGCAGCACGGCCTCCCCACCGCCTCGGTGCGCCCCTTCAACATCTACGGGCCGATGCAGATCGGCGAAGGGGCGGTGCACCACTTCATCGTGCGCGCCATCCGAGACGAGCCGCTGACCGTGCACAACGACGGCAGCCAGATCCGCGCGTGGTGCTACGTGGACGACATCATCCGCGGCACGCTGATGGTCCTCTCGCACCCGGCGGCGATCGGGCATTCCTTCAACATCGGTAACCCCCGCTCGACGGTCACGATCTACCAGCTCGCGCGCGAGATCCTGAAGCTCACCGACTCGCGCTCCGAGCTGCAATTCGTGAAGTGGCCCTTTCCGGACGTGGACCTGCGCATCCCGAACATCGGCAAGGCGCGCCAGCTCCTCGGCTTCGAACCGCAGGTGGACCTGGAGGAGGGGCTGGTGCAGACCATCGCGTGGTACAGGCAGCGCGGCTGA
- a CDS encoding right-handed parallel beta-helix repeat-containing protein: MRCAVCLGVLVSCIGTARATTYVVDGARGNDAAVGSSTDPWRTIGASLPRLLAGDVLEVRAGTYREELVFDLTANAQSPIVIRAVAGATVVIDGGGTLPADPEQALVVVAGSHTTFQGFEVKGSNGQGVLVNGEANAVVGCKVHHNAHRGIFLTTGRSAAARDNVVYQNGLANEKAHTLSTGEAGIGVFQADQAVVSGNTVYNNHVAGVVISESSGALVERNTLYDSLDHGNYLDRASRVTFTRNFVYCTGAAAWQVGNLRPNGLAIGDGPHSEGHVVTNNIFSGCQNNLIWFRGDETPGVTIGLRGALIANNTFSQAQGVALQLDAGPHPGTRIINNIVIQSNASVLELTEPSTGLSFASNNWFGGGPPKEGESKDDILVSCQLPNITALNPAGFRLPASSPCRDKGTPEAGVAVDYFGTKRPYGARIDVGAHEFDGTNVIGDGGIVFADGGAPTADGGPRDGTTGPAGDGTISTQPGGCSCAVKDSASAAQAAGALALSLLVGLVTGLARARRRRAD, encoded by the coding sequence ATGCGCTGTGCCGTCTGCCTCGGCGTGCTCGTCTCCTGCATCGGTACGGCTCGTGCCACGACCTACGTGGTGGACGGCGCGCGGGGCAACGACGCCGCCGTCGGGAGCAGCACCGACCCCTGGCGCACGATCGGCGCCTCGCTCCCGAGGCTCCTCGCCGGCGACGTGCTCGAGGTGCGCGCCGGGACCTATCGGGAAGAGCTCGTCTTCGATCTGACGGCGAACGCGCAGAGCCCGATCGTGATCCGCGCCGTGGCGGGTGCGACCGTCGTCATCGACGGCGGCGGGACGCTCCCGGCCGACCCGGAGCAGGCGCTCGTGGTCGTCGCGGGGAGCCACACTACCTTCCAGGGGTTCGAGGTGAAAGGCTCGAACGGGCAGGGGGTCCTGGTGAACGGCGAGGCCAACGCGGTGGTGGGGTGCAAGGTGCACCACAACGCGCACCGCGGAATCTTTCTCACCACGGGGCGGAGCGCGGCGGCTCGGGACAACGTGGTCTACCAGAACGGTCTCGCGAACGAGAAGGCCCACACGCTCTCGACCGGGGAGGCGGGGATCGGGGTCTTCCAGGCCGACCAGGCGGTCGTCTCGGGCAACACGGTCTACAACAACCACGTGGCCGGGGTCGTGATCTCCGAGAGCTCGGGCGCGCTCGTCGAGCGCAACACGCTCTACGACAGCCTCGACCACGGCAACTACCTGGACCGCGCGAGCCGGGTAACCTTCACGCGCAACTTCGTCTACTGCACGGGCGCGGCGGCCTGGCAGGTCGGAAACCTCCGGCCGAACGGCCTCGCCATCGGAGACGGCCCCCACTCCGAGGGGCACGTGGTGACGAACAACATCTTCAGCGGCTGTCAGAACAACCTGATCTGGTTTCGCGGCGACGAGACGCCGGGGGTCACCATCGGCCTGCGGGGCGCGCTGATCGCCAACAACACCTTCTCGCAGGCGCAGGGAGTGGCGCTGCAGCTCGACGCCGGTCCGCACCCGGGGACGCGCATCATCAACAACATCGTGATCCAGTCGAACGCTTCGGTGCTCGAGCTGACCGAGCCCTCGACCGGGCTCTCCTTCGCCAGCAACAACTGGTTCGGCGGCGGCCCGCCCAAGGAAGGGGAGTCCAAGGACGACATCCTCGTCTCGTGCCAGCTTCCGAACATCACGGCCCTGAACCCGGCGGGCTTCCGCCTGCCGGCGAGCTCTCCCTGCCGGGACAAGGGGACGCCCGAGGCGGGGGTGGCCGTCGACTACTTCGGTACGAAGCGCCCCTACGGCGCGCGCATCGACGTGGGCGCGCACGAGTTCGACGGCACGAACGTGATCGGCGACGGGGGCATCGTCTTCGCCGACGGCGGTGCGCCGACAGCAGATGGCGGCCCGCGCGACGGAACGACGGGCCCTGCCGGCGACGGCACGATCTCCACCCAGCCGGGCGGCTGCTCGTGCGCGGTGAAGGACTCCGCGTCCGCGGCGCAAGCGGCCGGGGCCCTCGCGCTCTCGCTCCTCGTCGGTCTGGTGACCGGCCTCGCGCGAGCCCGGCGGCGTCGGGCGGACTGA
- the bioB gene encoding biotin synthase BioB encodes MQTVDFHELADRVLAGQVPTREELREVLAVDDEELMVLLAATRRVREARYGNRVKLQVLVNARSGHCGEDCGYCSQSKVADTPIQRYPLLDENELYARAKEAHARGATRFCMVTAGRGPTERDIERLSAAARRIARDFPLELCCSVGFVNEAQVRRLGDAGVSWINHNLNTNEARYGEICGTHTYADRVNTVRTVQQAGLKSCCGGIVGLGETDEDLIDLAFAFRELGVDSIPINFFHPGEGIPLKPDGSLDEGRCLRALCLVRLVNPEAEVRMAGGRELHLREQQGLGLYAANALFIEGYLTTPGAGADETVKMIGRYGFEVERVAPTVPPELLVSGSVETTTALTP; translated from the coding sequence ATGCAGACGGTCGACTTCCACGAGCTCGCGGACCGGGTGCTCGCCGGGCAGGTGCCGACGCGCGAGGAGCTGCGCGAGGTGCTCGCCGTGGACGACGAGGAGCTGATGGTGCTCCTGGCGGCCACGCGCCGGGTACGCGAGGCGCGCTACGGGAACCGCGTGAAGCTGCAGGTGCTCGTGAACGCGCGCAGCGGCCACTGCGGGGAAGATTGCGGCTACTGCTCGCAGTCCAAGGTCGCCGACACGCCGATCCAGCGCTACCCGCTCCTCGACGAGAACGAGCTCTACGCGCGGGCCAAGGAGGCGCACGCGCGGGGTGCGACCCGCTTCTGCATGGTCACCGCCGGGCGCGGGCCGACCGAGCGCGACATCGAACGCCTGAGCGCGGCCGCTCGCCGCATCGCGCGCGACTTTCCGCTCGAGCTCTGCTGCTCGGTGGGGTTCGTGAACGAGGCGCAGGTGCGCCGGCTCGGGGACGCCGGGGTCAGCTGGATCAACCACAACCTGAACACGAACGAGGCGCGCTACGGTGAGATCTGCGGCACGCACACCTACGCCGACCGCGTGAACACGGTGCGCACGGTGCAGCAGGCGGGGCTCAAGAGCTGCTGCGGCGGCATCGTGGGCCTCGGCGAGACCGACGAGGACCTGATCGACCTGGCGTTCGCCTTCCGCGAGCTCGGCGTGGACTCCATCCCGATCAACTTCTTCCACCCGGGGGAGGGGATCCCGCTCAAGCCCGACGGCAGCCTCGACGAGGGGCGCTGCCTGCGCGCGCTCTGCCTCGTGCGGCTCGTCAATCCGGAGGCCGAGGTGCGCATGGCCGGCGGCCGCGAGCTGCACCTCCGCGAGCAGCAGGGGCTCGGTCTCTACGCGGCGAACGCGCTCTTCATCGAGGGCTATCTGACGACGCCCGGTGCGGGGGCCGACGAGACGGTGAAGATGATCGGGCGCTACGGCTTCGAGGTGGAGCGGGTGGCTCCGACGGTGCCGCCCGAGCTGCTCGTTTCGGGTTCGGTGGAGACGACGACGGCGTTGACGCCGTAG
- a CDS encoding NAD(P)-binding domain-containing protein, with product MARATDRIARRVGLVGAVVLTLLPALVQAEAPEGTKAGSALGGWKPRLPDMVIEAETPEVDNSLLEAAYAAAPQAEGAAKKVDLGFTLAAAGILLVGFAWSYTKSRKLSQQNLARLVEAKEDGLDQPPTLHPHINLDKCIGCGNCTLACPDRSVLGLAGGHAHLINAANCVGHAICAKSCPVEAIELVFGTTERPVELPRLDERYESQVPGIYVAGELGGMGLIANAFDQAIETVDNVAQELKGEKRRDGGLKDLVIVGAGPAGLGAALRAHELGLSYACVDQESWGGAIRSYPRKKLVMTRPIHVPLYGPVRMKETSKEALVELWSKIVAETGVEITSETRVLGVTGQAGAFTVKTSRGELKARRVLLAIGRRGTPQKLNVPGDDRDNVAYTMLEPEAWKGKRVAVVGGGDVACETALALADQPDTKVTLLYRGEVLNRPKAANRQKVQAAVAAGKLRLLLKASPTAVSVHGLRLTVGGGPEQSLRADQIFVCIGGQPPTKFLTEMGVSTVTLRGEALAIAAERAAAESEAEAA from the coding sequence GTGGCACGGGCTACTGATCGGATCGCCAGACGGGTCGGGCTGGTCGGGGCGGTGGTCCTCACCCTGCTCCCGGCGCTGGTGCAGGCCGAGGCCCCGGAAGGGACGAAGGCCGGCAGCGCGCTCGGCGGCTGGAAACCGCGCCTGCCCGACATGGTGATCGAGGCCGAGACCCCCGAGGTAGACAACTCGCTGCTCGAGGCGGCCTATGCCGCGGCACCGCAAGCCGAGGGGGCTGCGAAGAAGGTCGACCTCGGCTTCACGCTCGCCGCGGCGGGGATCCTGCTCGTCGGCTTTGCGTGGAGCTACACCAAGAGCCGCAAGCTCTCCCAGCAGAACCTGGCGCGCCTGGTAGAGGCCAAGGAAGACGGCCTCGACCAGCCCCCGACGCTGCATCCGCACATCAACCTGGACAAGTGCATCGGCTGCGGTAACTGCACCCTGGCCTGCCCCGACCGCAGCGTGCTCGGGCTCGCGGGCGGACACGCGCACCTGATCAACGCCGCCAACTGCGTGGGCCACGCCATCTGCGCCAAGAGCTGCCCCGTCGAGGCCATCGAGCTCGTCTTCGGCACGACCGAACGGCCCGTCGAGCTGCCGCGCCTCGACGAACGCTACGAGTCGCAGGTGCCGGGGATCTATGTGGCCGGCGAGCTCGGCGGCATGGGGCTCATCGCCAACGCCTTCGACCAGGCCATCGAGACGGTGGACAACGTGGCGCAGGAGCTGAAGGGCGAGAAGCGCCGCGACGGCGGGCTGAAGGACCTGGTGATCGTCGGCGCGGGTCCCGCGGGCCTCGGCGCGGCGCTGCGCGCCCACGAGCTCGGGCTCTCGTACGCCTGCGTGGACCAGGAGAGCTGGGGCGGCGCGATCCGGAGCTATCCGCGCAAGAAGCTCGTCATGACGCGGCCGATTCACGTCCCGCTCTACGGCCCGGTGCGCATGAAGGAGACGAGCAAGGAGGCGCTCGTCGAGCTCTGGTCCAAGATCGTCGCGGAGACCGGGGTCGAGATCACCTCCGAGACGCGCGTCCTCGGCGTGACCGGGCAGGCCGGCGCGTTCACCGTGAAGACCAGCCGCGGCGAGCTCAAGGCGCGGCGCGTGCTCCTCGCCATCGGTCGGCGCGGCACGCCGCAGAAGCTGAACGTCCCGGGCGACGACCGCGACAACGTGGCGTACACCATGCTCGAGCCCGAGGCCTGGAAGGGCAAGCGCGTGGCCGTGGTCGGCGGCGGCGACGTGGCCTGCGAGACCGCGCTCGCGCTGGCCGACCAGCCCGACACCAAGGTCACCCTCCTCTACCGCGGCGAGGTCCTGAACCGCCCGAAGGCCGCCAATCGGCAGAAGGTGCAGGCGGCGGTGGCGGCGGGCAAGCTGCGCCTCCTGCTCAAGGCCAGCCCGACAGCCGTCAGCGTGCACGGCCTGCGCCTCACCGTCGGTGGCGGCCCCGAGCAGAGCCTGCGCGCCGACCAGATCTTCGTCTGCATCGGTGGCCAGCCCCCGACCAAGTTCCTCACCGAGATGGGCGTCTCCACCGTGACCCTCCGCGGCGAGGCCCTCGCCATCGCCGCCGAGCGCGCCGCCGCCGAGTCCGAGGCAGAGGCCGCGTAG
- a CDS encoding putative DNA binding domain-containing protein, translating to MTTLTALQSLIAQGESATLELKRSTAELKRAGETLCAFLNGEGGKVLIGVGPDGRLVGQEVADSTLRDIAAMLGRFEPPVRVEMSRVDVESGRQVIVLEAVPSRQFAPFVFESKPYKRVGSTTTVMSQEEYARLLLDRNHSRYRWENQPAVGVRLEDLDREEILRTRATSIEQRRLSAGTSMDVGDILDRLGLRIDGQVTQAAQMLYGTKFLPDYPQALLKLGRFRGTKITGDILDNKQEYLQAFAMVREAIAWLDRTLPLSARFPKGAINREDRLPVPAEALREIVINAVIHRDVSNPSSYVAIAVFDDRIEVRSIGDFPSGVHAEQLAREHLSVRRNPLIAEAFHRTGAIEAWGRGTNRVIEACRAYGIPDPDFLGEAGAVTVTFRAEVVAGATPRDQAGTKLGLSRDQVQVLELAAESRTLPELMAPSGRTNRTKFRDQVLAPLLEAGLVEMTIPDKPRSPKQRYRITEAGRARLRGGS from the coding sequence GTGACCACGCTCACCGCCCTCCAGTCGCTCATCGCCCAAGGCGAGTCCGCGACGCTCGAGCTCAAGCGCTCGACCGCCGAGCTGAAGCGCGCTGGCGAGACGCTCTGCGCGTTCCTGAACGGCGAGGGTGGCAAGGTGCTGATCGGCGTCGGCCCCGACGGCAGGCTCGTCGGTCAGGAGGTCGCCGACAGCACGCTCCGCGACATCGCGGCGATGCTCGGCCGCTTCGAGCCGCCGGTTCGCGTCGAGATGAGCCGCGTGGACGTCGAGAGCGGGCGGCAGGTGATCGTGCTCGAGGCAGTGCCCTCCCGACAGTTCGCACCGTTCGTCTTCGAGTCGAAGCCGTACAAGCGCGTGGGCTCCACCACCACGGTGATGTCGCAGGAGGAGTACGCTCGCCTGCTCCTCGATCGCAACCACAGCCGGTATCGCTGGGAGAACCAGCCCGCCGTGGGCGTGCGCCTCGAAGACCTCGACCGCGAGGAGATCCTGCGCACGCGCGCGACCTCCATCGAGCAACGGAGGCTTTCGGCCGGCACGAGCATGGACGTCGGCGACATTCTCGATCGACTCGGCCTGCGCATCGACGGGCAGGTCACGCAGGCCGCGCAGATGCTCTACGGGACGAAGTTCCTCCCCGACTACCCGCAGGCGCTGCTCAAGCTCGGGCGCTTCCGGGGTACGAAGATCACCGGCGACATCCTCGACAACAAGCAGGAGTACCTGCAGGCGTTTGCGATGGTTCGCGAGGCGATCGCGTGGCTGGACCGGACGCTGCCGCTGTCGGCGCGTTTTCCGAAGGGCGCCATCAACCGCGAGGACCGTCTGCCGGTGCCCGCGGAGGCGTTGCGCGAGATCGTTATCAACGCCGTCATCCACCGCGACGTCAGCAACCCGAGCTCGTACGTGGCCATCGCCGTCTTTGACGACCGCATCGAGGTGCGCAGCATCGGCGACTTCCCATCGGGCGTGCACGCGGAGCAGCTCGCGCGCGAGCACCTGTCGGTCCGGCGCAATCCGCTCATCGCCGAGGCGTTCCATCGCACGGGCGCGATCGAGGCGTGGGGCCGAGGCACGAACCGCGTCATCGAGGCCTGCCGCGCGTACGGCATCCCCGACCCAGACTTTCTCGGCGAGGCCGGCGCGGTCACGGTGACGTTCAGGGCCGAGGTTGTCGCTGGTGCAACGCCGAGGGACCAAGCTGGGACCAAGCTGGGCCTAAGTCGGGACCAAGTCCAAGTGCTCGAACTGGCCGCTGAATCCAGGACGCTGCCCGAGCTGATGGCGCCATCCGGGCGCACGAACAGGACCAAGTTCCGAGACCAAGTCCTCGCCCCGCTCCTCGAGGCCGGCCTCGTCGAGATGACCATCCCCGACAAGCCCCGGAGCCCGAAGCAGCGCTACCGCATCACCGAGGCCGGCCGGGCCCGGCTCCGAGGCGGGTCGTGA
- a CDS encoding radical SAM protein — protein sequence MNGLGVDARSEVDPTSLDGRRQWKWRFSTAGVHLFERNTGLNVLLDEISVPISLHTRAPRQVSIALTNRCDLECAHCYAPKSRDELRFDTITRWLAELDAAGTLGVGFGGGEPTLHPEFVKLCQYVAQETRLSVSFTTHGHHVDNELAERLRGSVHFIRVSMDGVWATYESIRRRSFAELLERLRDVRSISRCGVNVVVNDDTLPELDEVARVSADAGACELLLLPQMPVRSVMAASVDTLQGLRRWVDGYKGPLKLCINESSAEGFPTCDALVQERGLRAYAHIDAMGVLKPSSYSDTGVQLSDGGVMQALDQLAHGLAENDT from the coding sequence ATGAATGGCCTTGGCGTTGACGCGAGGTCCGAAGTTGATCCGACGTCACTCGACGGGCGGCGACAGTGGAAGTGGCGCTTCTCCACTGCGGGCGTGCACCTCTTCGAACGCAACACCGGGTTGAACGTTCTCCTAGACGAGATCTCAGTCCCCATCTCTCTCCACACGCGGGCACCTCGACAAGTCTCCATTGCGCTCACGAACCGCTGTGACTTGGAGTGCGCCCACTGCTACGCGCCGAAGTCACGCGATGAGCTGCGGTTCGACACCATCACGCGGTGGCTCGCAGAATTGGACGCGGCAGGCACCCTCGGAGTCGGCTTCGGTGGCGGCGAGCCGACGCTCCACCCGGAGTTCGTGAAGCTCTGCCAGTACGTGGCCCAGGAGACGCGGCTATCGGTCTCGTTCACCACCCACGGCCACCACGTTGACAACGAGCTGGCGGAGCGCCTTCGCGGTAGCGTCCACTTCATCCGCGTGAGCATGGACGGAGTCTGGGCGACCTATGAGTCCATCCGACGACGTTCGTTCGCCGAGCTGCTTGAGCGACTCAGGGACGTTCGATCCATCTCGCGCTGCGGCGTGAACGTGGTGGTCAACGACGATACGCTGCCCGAGCTCGATGAGGTCGCCCGTGTCTCTGCTGACGCTGGAGCCTGCGAGCTCCTGCTGCTCCCCCAGATGCCCGTTCGCAGCGTAATGGCCGCCTCCGTGGACACGCTTCAGGGGCTGCGTCGTTGGGTCGACGGTTACAAGGGGCCGCTGAAGCTCTGCATCAACGAGTCGAGCGCCGAAGGCTTCCCGACCTGCGATGCATTGGTGCAGGAACGCGGCCTACGCGCGTACGCCCACATCGACGCAATGGGCGTGCTCAAGCCCTCCTCCTATTCGGACACCGGCGTGCAGCTCAGCGATGGCGGTGTAATGCAGGCGCTCGACCAACTCGCTCATGGCCTCGCGGAGAACGACACATGA